The Caloenas nicobarica isolate bCalNic1 chromosome 15, bCalNic1.hap1, whole genome shotgun sequence genome includes a region encoding these proteins:
- the NCOA6 gene encoding nuclear receptor coactivator 6 isoform X6 yields MVLDDLPNLKDTYASLYSSAMEDLEVDFDSGLEEDELKEDAAPEDSTIFVAFKGNIGDRDFEQKLDIILENVPGLLHMESNKLKLQKIEPWNSVRVTFNIPREAAERLRILAQNNNQQLRDLGILSVQIEGEGAINLALAQSRSQDVRINGPLGAGSAVRVETAFPMQGGQGLIRMSNAAAVMMSQGGNVPSSMVAAGAGAELQTRTPRPSSQPGMPKRLPPGFPAGQPSQSFLQGQVPSTAPGTPVNSGAPQLQTSQNVQHTGGQGSGPPQNQMQAPHGPPNMMQTNLMGLHGNMNNQQAGASGVSQVNMGNIQGQPQQGPQSQLMGMHQQIVSSQGQMVNIQAQGSLNPQNQMILSRTQLMPQGQMMVTPQNQNLGPSPQRMTPPKQMIPQQGQQMMSTHNQMMGPQGQVLLQQNSMMEQMMTTQMQGNKQPFSTQNQSNVMTGPAQLMRGPTPNMQGNMVQFTGQMMAQQGPVNGNPSQVMGIQGQVLRPTGPGPHISQQLGDTTTTTNNDVNLAQMLPDVPVQQPNMVPSHMQAMQGNNSASGSHFSGHGLPFNTGFSGTPNGNQISCGQNPVFPVNKDVTLTSPLLVNLLQSDISAGHFGVNNKQNNQNANKPKKKKPPRKKKNNQQLEQTTSSEPRPAGLEESDQSSMSGEQGMNLDNSGPKLPDFASRPPGYPSQPVEQRPLQQMPPQLMPHTQQPQQQPQPPPQQGQAPPQTPQQQQQQMMMMLMMQQDPKSVRLPVPQGVHPPRGPVNPDAQRMPMQQSGNMPVMVNLQGPGSVPPSPDKQRISLPGNLPLGNNARKMVYQDNVQNPSSSPLREVSSVSSLPEGGGAEGPPASGAQNNLTSHLVVSQNQLMMTGPKPGPSPLSTAQGASPQQQSNSLPTALTHHFPNVATPSQTSRPKTPNRASPRPYYPQTPNNRPPSTEPSEISLSPERLNASIAGLFPPQINIPLPPRPNLNRGFDQQGLNPTTLKAIGQAPSNLTINNQSSFAAPQSHKLEGVVINSGKQTNSGGTKRASPSNSRRSSPGSSRKTTPSPGRQNSKAAKLSLTTQQNPSLLQNMELQRNMMAGPSSLPTPVTTSFQNNNMLSNQNPTVSVPAVTGIPEDNKDSLSVPQDNECQSAQGVQGNKDQTSIELKSVPAPEMKMLVPEEQSKKDGQTLDTSKLPVLEESKTMVSPAMREAPTSLSQLLDNSGAPNVTIKPPGLTGLEMAPIVTTGEELKKIAVVPPLQDSSSSKETSNSLSLPQNNEPCSNSGHQELGEINSNVAQSVPPVMQRPVSSSSISGPLPPNQITVFVTSNPITSSANTSAPLPSHLQPALVSTVVTMPNVGNKVMVSEGQSAVQSNTRPQFITPVFINSSSIIQVMKGSQSSPIPTAPMTSSSSLMPQSVAVVGPLHIPQNIKFSSGPAPPSTSSGSPAPSVPTSRPLVLNPLAPPVQLPSPTTTSANVPSHLPAQQVKDFSPEETSQTGGPSEPCSVTAAQPGPGVAPLLTSSPGSGNRRSPVSSSKGKGKVDKIGQLLLTKACKKVTGSLEKGEEQYALDGEAEGQGLEMSVPSSLGAEQSPAELDNKTATPPSPSLTKQSTSGPGNASVGVSPAAAAPAASPGVSTSTPPPPPLPPPPAPAPPAPPAPAPSAPAVPAPAVPDAAPAAPSTNGSDHGGVPAEQTAAGVAEEKAGAHQELLQSAASSQHLTQKKSSVATSESTVQRTELETNAPVVAGQSNETKENCEKSKTPNRRNSRTEDSAASQETVENGQRKRSSRPASASSTAKGKMRNHHVLERAGGNEPPQTVTLTMLHSLYVLSAVHSSFNGLDTGWCGSIY; encoded by the exons aatCCAACAAGTTAAAGCTGCAGAAGATAGAGCCATGGAACAGCGTCCGCGTCACCTTCAACATACCCCGGGAAGCTGCCGAGCGGCTGCGAATTCTGGCTCAGAATAACAACCAACAGCTTCGAGACCTGGGGATTCTCTCAGTTCAGATTGAAG GGGAAGGTGCCATCAACTTGGCGTTGGCTCAGAGCAGGAGCCAGGACGTGCGGATCAACGGGCCCCTGGGGGCCGGCAGCGCCGTGCGCGTGGAAACCGCGTTTCCCATGCAAGGGGGACAAG gtttaATAAGAATGAGCAATGCTGCAGCTGTCATGATGTCCCAGGGTGGAAACGTGCCCTCCTCAAtggtggctgctggtgctggtgctgagctgcagacAAGAACACCTCGGCCTTCCTCGCAGCCAG GAATGCCCAAGCGCCTCCCGCCGGGGTTCCCCGCGGGCCAGCCCAGCCAGAGCTTCCTGCAGGGCCAGgtcccctccacagcccccGGGACGCCGGTGAACAGCGGAGCCCCGCAGCTGCAAACCAGCCAAAACGTGCAGCACACAG gtggCCAAGGATCTGGACCTCCTCAAAATCAGATGCAAGCACCACATGGCCCACCCAATATGATGCAGACCAATCTAATGGGACTTCATGGAAATATGAACAACCAGCAGGCTGGTGCTAGTGGGGTGTCGCAGGTGAACATGGGCAACATCCAGGGACAGCCGCAGCAAGGACCACAGTCTCAGCTCATGGGCATGCACCAGCAAATTGTGTCTTCTCAAGGACAGATGGTGAACATTCAGGCTCAGGGATCGCTGAACCCTCAAAACCAGATGATACTTTCTCGAACTCAGCTCATGCCACAAGGCCAAATGATGGTgacaccacaaaaccaaaatcttggTCCTTCTCCCCAAAGGATGACCCCACCCAAACAGATGATTCCCCAGCAGGGACAACAGATGATGTCTACACACAATCAGATGATGGGACCTCAGGGCCAGGTCTTGTTACAGCAAAACTCGATGATGGAACAGATGATGACCACTCAGATGCAAGGAAATAAACAGCCTTTTAGTACGCAAAACCAGTCCAATGTTATGACGGGGCCAGCTCAACTGATGAGAGGACCAACCCCAAACATGCAAGGAAACATGGTGCAGTTCACTGGGCAGATGATGGCTCAGCAAGGCCCTGTGAATGGTAATCCTTCTCAGGTTATGGGAATTCAAGGGCAAGTTTTAAGACCCACTGGACCTGGTCCTCACATATCTCAGCAACTTGGGGATACTACGACTACAACAAACAACGATGTGAACTTGGCACAGATGTTACCTGATGTTCCTGTGCAGCAGCCAAACATGGTGCCTTCTCATATGCAAGCAATGCAAGGAAACAACAGTGCTTCAGGGAGTCATTTCTCTGGCCATGGGCTGCCTTTCAATACTGGGTTTAGTGGAACGCCAAATGGGAATCAGATTTCCTGTGGGCAGAATCCTGTTTTTCCCGTCAATAAAGATGTTACGCTCACGAGCCCGCTCTTGGTTAACCTTCTACAAAGCGATATATCGGCAGGACACTTTGGTGtgaacaacaaacaaaataatcagaATGCCAACAAGCCGAAAAAGAAGAAGcctccaaggaagaagaaaaataatcaacaaCTAGAACAAACAAC ttcttcagaACCACGTCCAGCTGGCCTGGAGGAGAGTGATCAGTCATCGATGTCTGGAGAACAAGGAATGAATTTAGATAATTCAGGCCCTAAACTTCCAGATTTTGCAAGTAGGCCACCAG GTTATCCATCTCAGCCAGTGGAACAAAGGCCACTTCAGCAGATGCCGCCTCAACTCATGCCACACAcgcagcagccgcagcagcagccgcagccaCCGCCACAGCAAGGCCAGGCCCCGCCACAAAcaccgcagcagcagcagcagcagatgatgATGATGCTCATGATGCAGCAGGATCCCAAGTCGGTCAGGCTGCCTGTTCCGCAGGGAGTTCACCCACCCAGAGGGCCTGTGAATCCAGACGCTCAGCGAATGCCGATGCAGCAGAGCGGCAACATGCCGGTAATGGTTAACCTCCAAGGTCCAGGGTCGGTGCCTCCGTCTCCTGATAAGCAACGAATTTCCTTGCCGGGCAATCTTCCTCTGGGaaataatgcaagaaaaatggTTTATCAAGATAATGTACAGAATCCTTCTAGCTCACCCCTCAGAGAGGTTTCATCAGTATCCTCCCTTCCCGAAGGAGGTGGAGCTGAAGGCCCCCCAGCATCAGGAGCTCAGAATAACTTGACATCTCATTTAGTAGTTTCACAGAACCAATTAATGATGACAGGACCCAAGCCGGGACCATCCCCACTTTCAACTGCCCAAGGCGCAAGTCCCCAGCAGCAGTCTAATTCTCTGCCTACTGCTCTTACGCACCATTTTCCAAATGTTGCCACCCCATCACAAACTTCAAGGCCTAAAACGCCAAACAGAGCAAGCCCAAGACCATACTATCCTCAGACTCCTAATAACCGTCCACCTAGCACAGAACCATCAGAAATCAGTTTGTCTCCAGAGAGACTCAATGCTTCTATAGCTGGTCTGTTCCCTCCCCAGATTAATATTCCTTTACCTCCCAGGCCTAATCTCAATAGAGGATTTGATCAGCAGGGTCTTAATCCCACTACTTTGAAGGCCATTGGACAAGCCCCGTCAAACCTCACAATTAACAATCAGTCTAGTTTTGCTGCTCCACAGTCACACAAATTGGAAGGTGTTGTCATCAATTCAGGCAAACAAACCAACAGTGGAGGAACAAAGAGAGCGAGTCCAAGCAATAGTCGAAGGTCCAGTCCTGGATCCAGTAGGAAAACTACACCAAGCCCTGGCAGACAGAATTCAAAAGCAGCTAAATTATCATTGACAACTCAGCAGAATCCATCTCTCTTGCAGAACATGGAATTACAAAGAAATATGATGGCTGGTCCCTCTTCTTTGCCAACACCTGTGACTacaagttttcaaaataataacaTGCTAAGTAATCAGAATCCTACAGTTTCTGTACCTGCTGTAACAGGGATTCCTGAAGACAATAAGGACAGCCTTAGTGTGCCTCAAGATAATGAGTGTCAAAGTGCACAAGGTGTCCAAGGTAACAAAGACCAGACCAGTATTGAACTAAAAAGTGTCCCTGctccagaaatgaaaatgttggtTCCAGAAGAACAGTCAAAAAAAGACGGGCAGACCTTAGACACCAGTAAGCTTCCAGTCTTGGAGGAAAGTAAAACCATGGTATCTCCAGCCATGAGGGAGGCACCAACTTCTTTAAGTCAACTTCTTGATAATTCTGGAGCTCCTAATGTAACCATTAAGCCCCCTGGGCTGACTGGTCTTGAAATGGCACCGATAGTCACCACTGGTGAGGAGCTAAAGAAGATAGCTGTTGTTCCTCCACTGCAAGATTCATCCTCGAGCAAAGAGACATCTAATTCACTCAGCTTGCCTCAAAATAATGAGCCCTGTTCAAATTCAGGGCACCAGGAATTGGGAGAAATAAACTCAAACGTTGCTCAGAGTGTTCCTCCAGTAATGCAAAGGCCCGTCAGCTCTTCTTCTATATCAGGTCCTTTACCCCCCAACCAGATAACAGTCTTTGTAACTTCAAACCCTATTACATCCTCTGCTAATACATCAGCACCGTTGCCATCTCACTTGCAACCTGCATTAGTGTCGACTGTTGTCACAATGCCCAATGTAGGGAACAAAGTGATGGTTTCTGAGGGACAGTCAGCAGTTCAGTCGAACACCCGGCCACAGTTTATTACACCCGTTTTTATAAACTCATCATCAATAATTCAGGTTATGAAGGGCTCTCAATCAAGTCCGATTCCAACAGCCCCGATGACTTCTAGCTCTAGTCTAATGCCTCAGTCAGTGGCGGTTGTTGGTCCTTTGCATATACCGCAGAATATCAAGTTCTCTTCCGGGCCCGCTCCTCCCAGCACATCGTCCGGCAGCCCTGCTCCCAGTGTTCCCACCAGCAGGCCACTGGTTCTTAATCCCTTGGCACCTCCTgttcagctgccttctcccactACAACTTCTGCCAATGTTCCTTCACATCTTCCTGCTCAGCAAGTCAAAGACTTCAGCCCAGAGGAGACTTCTCAAACGGGTGGGCCGAGCGAGCCGTGCTCTGTCACAGCAGCGCAGCCTGGGCCTGGAGTTGCGCCTCTGCTTACGAGCAGTCCGGGATCTGGGAACAGGCGCAGTCCTGTTTCATCGAgtaagggaaagggaaaagtagACAAGATTGGCCAACTCTTGCTGACTAAAGCGTGCAAGAAAGTCACCGGCTCCCTTGAGAAAGGGGAAGAGCAATATGCTTTGGATGGAGAAGCAGAAGGTCAGGGACTAGAAATGTCAGTCCCAAGTAGTTTGGGAGCAGAGCAGTCACCAGCAGAACTGGATAATAAAACTGCAACTCCTCCATCACCCAGTCTTACAAAACAGAGCACTTCTGGGCCTGGCAACGCGAGTGTCGGCgtcagccctgcagctgctgctcctgccgcGTCCCCCGGTGTCTCCACAagcactcctcctcctcctcctcttcctcctcctcctgctcctgctcctcctgctcctcctgctcctgcccccagcGCCCCGGCTGTTCCTGCTCCCGCGGTCCCCGACGCGGCgcccgcagcccccagcactAATGGCAGCGACCACGGCGGCGTCCCGGCCGAGCAAACCGCGGCTGGCGTGGCCGAGGAAAAAGCAGGAGCGCATCAGGAACTGCTGCAAAGTGCAG CATCCTCTCAAcatttaacacagaaaaaaagttcagtTGCAACATCAGAAAGTACTGTTCAAAGAACAG aACTTGAAACAAATGCTCCAGTAGTTGCTGGTCAAAG TAATGAGACAAAAGAGAATTGTGAAAAGTCTAAAACTCCAAATAGAAGAAATTCAAGAACAGAGGATTCTGCCGCTTCACAGGAAACTGTAGAGAACGGACAGCGCAAGAGATCGTCCCGACCAGCGTCTGCGTCCAGCACTGCAAAAGGTAAAATGCGCAACCACCATGTCCTGGAGAGGGCAGGAGGTAACGAACCTCCCCAGACCGTAACCCTAACGATGCTTCACAGCTTGTATGTGCTGAGTGCTGTTCACTCTAGTTTCAATGGTTTAGACACAGGTTGGTGTGGAAGTATTTACTGA